The window CACCGTCTGCTGTCAGCTTGTGGTTCATTCTCCCCTGTACTGCTTTGACCGCCCATTTTTGGAACAGTGCCGGGGCTGTGTCTCGTAACTTCGTTTCAGTCATCAGTTCCATTGCGTCGATGATCTCTGCCGTGCTGCCCAGCTTCTCTATCCGTTCCTGTACCACTGCACACGCTGGCATCTCCGCATCGATCCCGATGTATCGTCTGCCCAGTCGTTGTGCAACCGCGAGGGCTGTGCCACAACCGCAGAACGGATCAAGGATCAGGTCACCTGGGTTGCTGCTGGCTTTTATTATACGCTCCAGTAGGACTTCTGGCTTCTGTGTGGGGTAGCCCATACGTTCTTTTGATGCTTCTGCTAAAAATGGAATTTCCCACCAATCGTTCGGTAATTTGCCTTTTGGATTTAATTTGTATGCACCAAAGTCGATTCCATTTCTTTTATTGTTGCATACACTTTTTAATCTGTTTTTAGTACTCTCTGAATATTCTTCCCTGACATCGTCCACATTAAATGTCCATTCAGTAGATTTTGAATAGAATAAAATAGTATCATGTTTTCTACCAAATCTTTTTTTACTCATTCCGCCGCCCTTATAGCACCATACAATATCGTTCTGGAAGTTCTTCATCCCGAATACCCCATCCATCGCCACCTTCACATAATGCACCGCGTGCCAGTCCAGGTGTACGTAGATACTGCCGGTCGGCTTGAGTACCCTGTAGCATTCCTGCAGCCTGACCTTCAGCCAGCCCACGTAAGCCTCGATGTCGTTCTTCCGTACA of the Candidatus Zixiibacteriota bacterium genome contains:
- a CDS encoding restriction endonuclease; translated protein: MTMQSLITNSIICGDCRDKMRQYIPDESVDLIYLDPPFFSGKDYDLIWDGDNKNTIRSFEDTKFYKKVCGNPECEKDFPEGYLFCPRCGMSVDKAKDVRKNDIEAYVGWLKVRLQECYRVLKPTGSIYVHLDWHAVHYVKVAMDGVFGMKNFQNDIVWCYKGGGMSKKRFGRKHDTILFYSKSTEWTFNVDDVREEYSESTKNRLKSVCNNKRNGIDFGAYKLNPKGKLPNDWWEIPFLAEASKERMGYPTQKPEVLLERIIKASSNPGDLILDPFCGCGTALAVAQRLGRRYIGIDAEMPACAVVQERIEKLGSTAEIIDAMELMTETKLRDTAPALFQKWAVKAVQGRMNHKLTADGGIDGWTFTGDPVQVKRSDKVGVNVIKEFETTIRDADKTHGIVVAFSFTKGAKDKAKDTKAKYGINIELKTVKELLQ